A single window of Malus sylvestris chromosome 5, drMalSylv7.2, whole genome shotgun sequence DNA harbors:
- the LOC126621423 gene encoding uncharacterized protein LOC126621423, which translates to MWISSMRISDGPIWTAMAGLVAMKPSLSSRALVSQTGPCAGRTNSEPFSAIEHRLEDLLSVTVPVSVSISEPSIQSEISISHRSLALDVLSAEAPLEDIPFAVGESTSDVIHEDNPTAPSSGSTIR; encoded by the exons ATGTGGATCTCTTCGATGCGTATTTCCGACGGGCCGATTTGGACCGCGATGGCCGGATTAGTGGCAATGAAGCCGTCGCTTTCTTCCAGGGCTCTGGTTTCCCAAACAGGTCCTTGCGCAG GCAGAACCAACTCTGAGCCCTTTTCAGCAATCGAGCATCGACTGGAAGACTTGCTGAGTGTTACAGTACCTGTATCAGTATCAATATCCGAACCATCTATACAGAGTGAAATTTCAATTTCACACAGGTCACTTGCATTAGATGTCCTTTCAGCTGAAGCACCACTTGAAGATATCCCATTTGCAGTAGGGGAAAGCACTTCAG ATGTAATCCACGAAGATAACCCCACAGCTCCAAGTAGCGGCAGCACAATACGATAA